The following nucleotide sequence is from Salvia splendens isolate huo1 chromosome 2, SspV2, whole genome shotgun sequence.
CAATTTTGCTAACAAACATAACACATTTGTCCATCCAATTTTACCTAATGAACTTCTGCCCGAGTTGGAAGGATTCCGTttctatttattcatttttaattcaataCTCATCTACATGTGACATGTCAATACCACGTTATCAATATAGCAAAGCAGACAAACAAAATAAAGGCATATCATatctgaagattgaagattcaatcCTAATTTTTTAGGTCACCATATAAGTGCCTGTAATATATCATGTAGTAGGGTGTATAAATATATGCACCATTTATTAGAAAAGGGGTAGGttctataagagcatccacaatagcgcctagtgcaccgcttagccgagcgccggcgctaggcggtgcgctaggcgatctattgcaaccgcctagcggtttTCGGAttaaaaaaccgcctagcgctcagcggttccgtggcgctaggcggtgcgctgggcgatccgctcggcgctattgcagcgtccggatcgcctagcgcaccgcctagcgcgattttttttttccgaaacactatatatacgcgtcttgcacgtcattttcattcgcaccacttgttttaacgagtactctctctatctaaatttctatacaagatcaacaacggtaaatggatctcaacaacgagcctacttcagggagtagaggagtgaattattgtacttttttgttaattattgtaatttttttaaattattgtactttttttaaattattgtactttttaaaattttaatagtattattaatgtttcccgtatatgtctcgtaaattaaattccgtatattgtgtgattgttaattatttcatttttatataattgttattagtgatgtggctattgatgtggctgtgctatttatgatgtggctaggctattgttgggctatttatgatgtggcaggtggatttttagtgttgacgatgtggcaggaggagtttgtggctaggctatggctgggttattcctattgtggatgctctaagcgaGGGTTGCAGTAGTTAGGCAACCTTTATTATTGGATTAGAGTACCTATCTATTTTCTTCTTAAAGTGGGAATTTAAAACCGCCTTTTTATTCTTTCATCATATTTACTCTTTTATGTCATACTGATTAAGAAAGATACAGTATGGTTTGTCAATTGAATATCTCTGGAGtacatacaaaataaatactcctgAAAAAAATACTCTCACTATCAGCGAAATAATGACCTATTTTGCCACTTTGTATGCACGGAATTTAAAGAatgatttactttttttttaattaaatagatCTTACTCTCCACTAAATCTTTACACTcaaatttcattataaaacaaatactaTAAAAGTGTGACTAatatttcatatatttatttacttatttttctttttaaaattaaatactttcCTAGATATTTGCATAAAATCAAAATAGATGGCCTTGATCAAGTCATGATAATTGATACTAACTCCGTCCCGCATTAACTGTCatatttacttttctgcacacgttttgtaaaaatgataataaatagttaaagtggaaaaatattaaagtaagtgagagaataatgtaaagaagactttttttttaccttattctctctcttattttactatttctcgactttaactatatagtactccctccgtccatgaaaaatagagcacatttgccatttttggttgtccacgaaaaataaagcacatttaaaaaaaagaaagttttcaacaatttctctcttactttttccccatttcttactaataatatagaccacacattccactaacactacttctctcttactaataatatagacctcacattccactaacactacttctctcttacttttttctcttctcacttactttaccaatttcacattaaaacccaTGTCATTCACAACGTGtcatatttttcatggacggatggagtatcaaaacgagtgcagaaaagtaaatgtagCAATTAATGcgagacggaggtagtattcaACGGTCAAAAGCAAGTCCAAAACTCTGCAATTACTACGTTGTGCGTGTCTAAATTTTAAGGGGAATAAATTGAAAGGAAATTAGTAGTAGCATTTGATTGCAAATGAAGAGAGGGTTTCCTACAAAAAGGTAAAAGCTATATATACAAACAACTGCAATTGGATTAGACATGTAAACAACTTAACCTCTCCCCATTGTATTTTGTGCCCAAATATTTGGTACTTTTCCTAAAGTCAATAACATCTTCCTCGCCCCACCATCACCTACAATagtcatctctctctctctctcaagaaATGCCCCTTAACTAAGAACGATTAAATATATCACtaccaaatataaaaaataagttttttttgttgtaCATTTTtcttgggggggggggggggggaccgTTGCATGGAGAAGAACAAAGGGTGTCGAGAGCCATAAATGATGTCAGATGTCTTTGCAGCATTCAGGCATCAGATGACTGTGGTGTGGTGTTGCCCATGGGATCACACTGTTATTTACCAGAGCAAATGTATGATGTACAGCCAATGCTTCGTTTCATTCCAACCATTGATTCCAATCCAGCCTTCTTCTCTTCAATTCCATCTGTTATTGCCTGCACATCCGCCTCTTCATTCTCACCTTCTTCATCtggaaaacaaaatcaaaactcaAACTCCGAGATCCATTTACATTCTAGAATAAGCTAGAATTGACTCGTAATAATGAACAGATAGGAGAGTTATGGTGCCTGAAGCATTGACTAGCGAAAACTCTGTTAGTCGTTTCACACAGTCTCTGAGTTTTTGGAGCTCAGTTTCTTTCTGGTGGAGTTTGGAATGCGCCTCATTCAATTCGGCCTCTAGCTCCATTATTTGGCTTTCCTGTTGTTCGACGAGCAAATGACACAGTTTCTGATCCAGTTCACCTGCCGACACACCATTATATTGATACGAGCTTGCATTCTCAAACGCTTCTCCTTTAGCCAACACTTCAGTCTGCAAGTTAACATGTGTCATTGAGATTCAGACAAAATGAATTCAACCATTCACTGCCCCTATAATACTAATATGTCTGAAAACGAATATGAATCGATGAAAAGGATGGATCAGAACATTATATACCACGGCATGAGATGTGAGATATTAAGATCCAAATTTGGATTAGATAAATCAATAATTTACCTCATAAATGTCTGTTCTTCCATCAGAACTAGAAGCTTCCATTCCAGACCAGGGAAGTTTCTGAAGTTCAGACTCTAGCTCTGCTTCCAACTGATGCATTTCTAACACCTCGGAATGCTGATTATTCGTAAGAATGCTACTCGCACATTCACCTTCATCGGTCAAAGCAGGACTAAATGCATTCATATTTTCTTCGCTCTTGGTAGCTGCCCTAGTGAATGATGGATCTTTGTAACAGCTTTCAACAAACTTCTTATTTGTTCCAGCTTCATTCCCAGCAACTGGGACACTCACGTTTTGTGAGTTTTTCCTTTTTGAGATCTCGGCTTTTAGTTCTTCGACAGTTTTTACCGTCTCGCACATTGCAGAGTTCAACTTAGAGATTTCAGCTGTTCCAGCTGACACCATATACATTATCCCAACAccaactccccatccaaatgaATTATCTGAAAGTGCATAAGACATTGAAGAACTCTTCAAATATCAGTACGTTTATTGATCATGACATGAACCAGGGAACCGACAACAGGACATCAAGTTATATGAGCAAATATCAATCACAAATATAATGACAGAATTCAAATGTTCAGGTGTTATAGCAAGAAATAGAAAACAGGAAAGATCTAAAAGAGGGGGAAGGGGAAGATTAGTTAGAAGTATTCACAACAAAATCATAGAGGAATTTGGGGTTACTAGTTGGCTAAGTTTCTAGCTTGAGGTTCTCTTAGCTAACCAGACTCACCTACGTATTCACAAACCAACAagcaattttttaaaaacatgaaataaaaatagatatattTAGTAGATGTGTGTCAAAAAAATCGAACCTAATGGTTAAGGATAATGTTAACACATCCAGCAAAACAGATTCATTATATTTTAATCTCATTCAGTGCAAAAATCTAACAGGAAGCTTCTTCAGCAAAGAGGATGTCAATATGGCCCTCACTGGGCCACTCCAACTGCATAAAGCACAGGAATTTTGAAGTAATGTTCAAGAAAACTGTATTAATAATTCATTTTCTTCCTACCACTTTGTTGTTTATGATCAACTAACATGAAAGTACTCGATAGCGCCCAAATTATAATGTTCGGTTGCTCAAGATTAACTTGTACCGAGATTGAATCCACACCCAACCAAACAACATTTATAAGACTCATTTCTAACAAATCCATCAAACTGATCACCACCTAATTGTATTCAATCATGGTGAACATCCATCCCGAAAATGACTCAGGAACACAATTCTCCTTTACAGTGCTGCGAAAGTTTTCGCATAGATTTTGTTGCAGATGATGTGACTGATACACCACCATCATGTTCGAATCTCCAGATCTATACTTCAACTTACTCAGATTACTAAATATGATGAGTAAATTTAACCCCTAAAGCATCTACAATCATGTTCGAGTTGAACGGAATAACTACACAATTTTGCATGACAACTGATAAGCAACTAACCTTTTGAAACACAAGATTCACACTTCCCTGCAGCATGCTTGCCAGTTCTCCTCTTCTTCAAGCAAACAGAAATCCTCTTTCCACTCTTAAAACCAACCTGATCCGCCACCGCCTCTTTCCGACAGGCTTCCGACGcagcatttttcttttttcccctCTTCGGACCCCCATTTCTGAACCCATTTCGAGTATTCGTCCTAAGCTCCTTAGACGCGATCTCCGGACTCGAAAACCTGAAGATCGCGGCCTCGTCGACGAGGGTTTCTGCGTTCTCTTGAATAGTGTTTTCTTTGAGTGTATAGTTTGATTCAAAGACAGAATCTTGTGGCGGTGAAGATTTAGTTTCAGCAGAATCTAGGTATTTTATGTCGCAGTCAGTATCATGGGgggtaattaattttttggcTAAAATCCCAGATCCTGCTGCAGCCGCTGCTGCTACGATGAATTGCCACATTTTGGTGATTGATAGTAAATTAAAGCGCAGAGACAGCTAGCGAACTTTGAAATAGGGAAAATGGGAGCGGAGAAAGCTGcattctagagagagagagagagaggtcaTTTAGTGAGTCAGTCTGGAAA
It contains:
- the LOC121792237 gene encoding uncharacterized protein LOC121792237; protein product: MWQFIVAAAAAAGSGILAKKLITPHDTDCDIKYLDSAETKSSPPQDSVFESNYTLKENTIQENAETLVDEAAIFRFSSPEIASKELRTNTRNGFRNGGPKRGKKKNAASEACRKEAVADQVGFKSGKRISVCLKKRRTGKHAAGKCESCVSKDNSFGWGVGVGIMYMVSAGTAEISKLNSAMCETVKTVEELKAEISKRKNSQNVSVPVAGNEAGTNKKFVESCYKDPSFTRAATKSEENMNAFSPALTDEGECASSILTNNQHSEVLEMHQLEAELESELQKLPWSGMEASSSDGRTDIYETEVLAKGEAFENASSYQYNGVSAGELDQKLCHLLVEQQESQIMELEAELNEAHSKLHQKETELQKLRDCVKRLTEFSLVNASDEEGENEEADVQAITDGIEEKKAGLESMVGMKRSIGCTSYICSGK